In one window of Paracoccus saliphilus DNA:
- a CDS encoding ABC transporter permease subunit produces the protein MQSLATRMVEEEVKGRSPWADARKRFLRNKAAMAGLVILILVALFALFGDLMAVWSNEELDFAVMGQVATMGAPSLENGHYFGTDDLGRDLFSRTVQGTQISLMVGIVGAGIAVIVGTLYGATAGYVGGRTDQFMMRAVDILMSIPYMFVLILLLVMFGRSIAMLFLGIGLISWLEMSRIVRGQTLSLKNREFIEAARATGVSSWKIIIRHIVPNLLGVVAVYATLLVPLMILTESFISFLGLGVQEPLTSWGALISEGAGTMNYGTLWQLAFPLFFFVITLFGFFFVGDGLRDALDPKDR, from the coding sequence ATGCAAAGCCTCGCCACCCGCATGGTCGAGGAAGAGGTCAAGGGACGCAGCCCATGGGCCGATGCCCGCAAGCGCTTCCTGCGCAACAAGGCGGCGATGGCGGGACTGGTGATCCTGATCCTCGTGGCGCTCTTCGCGCTGTTCGGCGACCTGATGGCGGTCTGGTCGAACGAAGAGCTGGACTTCGCCGTCATGGGACAGGTCGCCACGATGGGGGCCCCCTCGCTGGAAAACGGCCATTACTTCGGCACCGACGATCTGGGCCGCGACCTGTTCTCGCGCACCGTGCAGGGCACGCAGATCTCGCTGATGGTCGGCATCGTCGGTGCCGGCATCGCGGTGATCGTCGGCACGCTTTACGGTGCGACAGCGGGCTATGTCGGCGGTCGCACCGACCAGTTCATGATGCGGGCCGTCGATATCCTGATGTCGATCCCCTACATGTTCGTGCTGATCCTGCTTCTGGTCATGTTCGGCCGCTCGATCGCCATGCTGTTTTTGGGCATCGGCCTGATCTCGTGGCTGGAAATGTCGCGGATCGTGCGCGGCCAGACGTTGTCGCTGAAGAACCGCGAATTCATCGAGGCCGCCCGCGCCACCGGCGTCTCGAGCTGGAAGATCATCATCCGCCATATCGTCCCGAACCTGCTCGGCGTGGTCGCCGTCTATGCGACGCTGCTGGTGCCTCTGATGATCCTGACCGAAAGCTTCATCAGCTTCCTCGGTCTCGGCGTGCAGGAACCGCTGACCTCGTGGGGCGCGCTGATCTCGGAAGGAGCGGGCACGATGAATTATGGCACGCTCTGGCAGCTTGCCTTCCCGCTGTTCTTCTTCGTCATCACCCTTTTCGGCTTCTTCTTCGTGGGCGATGGCCTGCGTGACGCCCTGGACCCGAAGGATCGCTGA
- a CDS encoding oligopeptide/dipeptide ABC transporter ATP-binding protein, with product MALLDINDLSVSFRTNDGMVQAVNNVSLSVDQGETLGVVGESGSGKSQLSFAIMGLLAKNGQATGSVRFDGQEILNAPPKILNRIRAEKIAMIFQDPMTSLNPYMRVSDQMTEVLTLHKGISRREAVTEAVRMLDAVKIPDAKGRMRLYPHEFSGGMRQRVMIAMALLCRPRLLIADEPTTALDVTVQAQIMTLLAELRREFGMAMILITHDLGVVAGSCERVAVMYGGRIRETGPVGPLFEAPAHPYTQGLLSAIPRIDHEGDELSAIPGSPPNMTRPPAGCAFEPRCPYRREDCACQRPTLDEFAHARARACFAPLDDVLQRRLPQAQTATQGGQP from the coding sequence ATGGCATTACTCGACATCAACGATCTCAGCGTCAGCTTCCGGACCAATGACGGCATGGTGCAGGCGGTGAACAACGTGAGCCTGTCGGTGGACCAGGGAGAAACGCTCGGCGTGGTCGGCGAATCCGGCAGCGGCAAATCGCAGCTTTCCTTCGCCATCATGGGGCTTCTGGCCAAGAACGGGCAGGCCACCGGCTCGGTCCGTTTCGACGGGCAGGAGATCCTGAACGCGCCGCCGAAAATCCTCAACCGCATCCGGGCCGAGAAGATCGCGATGATCTTCCAGGATCCGATGACATCGCTCAATCCCTATATGCGGGTCTCGGACCAGATGACCGAGGTGCTGACCCTGCACAAGGGCATCTCGCGGCGCGAGGCCGTGACCGAGGCCGTGCGGATGTTGGACGCGGTGAAAATCCCCGATGCCAAGGGCCGTATGCGCCTCTATCCGCACGAATTCTCGGGCGGGATGCGGCAACGGGTGATGATCGCCATGGCACTGCTCTGCCGCCCCCGCCTGTTGATCGCGGACGAGCCCACCACGGCGCTCGACGTGACGGTGCAGGCGCAGATCATGACGCTCTTGGCCGAGCTGCGGCGCGAATTCGGCATGGCGATGATCCTGATCACCCATGACCTGGGCGTCGTCGCAGGATCATGCGAGCGGGTCGCCGTCATGTATGGCGGCCGCATCCGCGAGACGGGACCGGTCGGGCCGCTGTTCGAGGCACCCGCCCATCCCTATACGCAGGGCCTTCTGAGCGCGATCCCGAGGATCGATCACGAGGGCGACGAGCTGTCGGCCATTCCCGGCTCTCCTCCCAACATGACGCGCCCGCCCGCAGGCTGCGCCTTCGAGCCCCGCTGCCCCTACCGGCGCGAGGATTGCGCCTGCCAGCGCCCCACGCTGGACGAATTCGCCCACGCCCGCGCCCGCGCCTGTTTCGCGCCGCTGGATGACGTGCTGCAGCGGCGCCTGCCCCAAGCCCAAACCGCGACGCAAGGTGGACAGCCATGA
- a CDS encoding oligopeptide/dipeptide ABC transporter ATP-binding protein — protein MTRPLLDVRDLRVTFHIRREGDLPWTPPRELHAVGGVDFTLAPGETLGVVGESGCGKSTLARALIGLVPASGQAEWIDGKDLIGLSPRQMMTYRSDIQMVFQDPLASLNPRMTVGQIIAEPLTTHHPGLKRAEVKERVKAMMEKVGLLPNQINRYPHEFSGGQCQRIGIARALIVEPKLIICDEPVSALDVSIQAQVINLLIRLQRELNLALVFIAHDLSVVKHISDRVMVLYLGRVMEIASSDDLYAAPQHPYTQALLSAVPVPDPAHDMAGSVVPLAGDLPSPLNPPSGCVFRTRCPRATERCAAEVPVLQGADHQTACHFPGPLTAEEIAIARRTEAA, from the coding sequence ATGACCAGACCCCTGCTCGATGTGCGCGACCTGCGCGTGACCTTTCATATCCGGCGCGAGGGCGACCTGCCCTGGACCCCGCCCCGCGAATTGCATGCGGTGGGCGGCGTGGATTTCACCCTCGCTCCCGGTGAAACCCTTGGCGTCGTGGGCGAATCCGGCTGCGGGAAATCGACGCTGGCCCGCGCGCTGATCGGCCTCGTCCCGGCCTCAGGACAGGCCGAATGGATCGACGGCAAGGATCTGATCGGGCTCTCGCCCCGGCAGATGATGACATATCGCAGCGATATCCAGATGGTGTTCCAGGATCCGCTGGCCTCGCTCAACCCGCGCATGACGGTGGGCCAGATCATCGCCGAGCCGCTCACTACCCATCACCCCGGCCTGAAACGCGCCGAGGTGAAAGAGCGGGTCAAGGCGATGATGGAAAAGGTCGGACTGCTGCCCAACCAGATCAACCGCTATCCACATGAATTCAGCGGCGGCCAGTGCCAGCGCATCGGCATCGCCCGCGCCCTGATCGTCGAGCCGAAGCTGATCATCTGCGACGAGCCGGTCAGCGCGCTGGATGTCTCGATCCAGGCGCAGGTGATCAACCTGCTGATCCGCCTGCAGCGGGAACTGAACCTCGCGCTGGTTTTCATCGCCCATGACCTGTCAGTGGTGAAGCATATCAGCGACCGGGTGATGGTGCTCTATCTGGGCCGGGTGATGGAGATCGCCTCTTCCGACGATCTCTATGCCGCGCCCCAGCACCCCTATACCCAGGCCCTGTTATCGGCGGTGCCGGTGCCCGATCCCGCGCATGACATGGCCGGATCGGTGGTGCCGCTGGCCGGCGATCTGCCCTCTCCACTCAACCCGCCCTCCGGCTGCGTCTTCCGCACCCGCTGCCCGCGCGCCACAGAAAGATGCGCCGCAGAGGTGCCGGTCCTGCAGGGTGCCGATCACCAGACCGCCTGCCATTTCCCCGGCCCGCTCACTGCAGAGGAAATCGCCATCGCAAGAAGGACCGAGGCCGCATAG
- the oppB gene encoding oligopeptide ABC transporter permease OppB encodes MFAFIMRRLAVAIPTLLLLIVISFVLMHLAPGGPFSHERELPARVLANLNAKYGLDEPLWRQIVNYVYGIVVHFDFGPSFVYPDRTVNELLADGFPVTLTYGSLAFLGAVLVGVSLGVAAAIRHNSWLDYLAVGISIGAQVLPNFVMAPILVLIFTLWYRILPGGGWSFSDPSFWIMPVVALATSYMASIARITRSSMLEVLGSNHIRTARAKGMPEHRVILRHALKPAMLPVISYLGPVFVSMITGSVVIDLYFSTGGIGKAFVESALNRDYAVMMGVTILIGALTILFNLVVDILYAWIDPKIRY; translated from the coding sequence ATGTTCGCGTTTATCATGCGGCGGCTGGCGGTGGCGATACCGACGCTGCTGCTGCTGATTGTCATTTCCTTTGTTCTGATGCACCTGGCCCCCGGTGGTCCGTTCTCGCATGAGCGGGAACTCCCGGCACGTGTGCTGGCCAATCTGAACGCCAAATACGGTCTGGACGAACCACTCTGGCGCCAGATCGTCAATTATGTCTACGGGATCGTCGTCCATTTCGATTTCGGCCCCAGCTTCGTCTATCCCGACCGCACGGTGAACGAATTGCTCGCCGATGGTTTCCCGGTGACGCTGACCTATGGCTCGCTGGCCTTTCTGGGCGCCGTGCTGGTCGGAGTAAGCCTGGGGGTGGCCGCCGCGATCCGCCATAATAGCTGGCTGGATTATCTGGCCGTGGGTATCTCGATCGGGGCGCAGGTCCTGCCGAATTTCGTCATGGCGCCGATCCTCGTGCTGATCTTCACGCTGTGGTATCGTATCCTGCCCGGCGGCGGCTGGAGTTTCAGCGATCCCAGCTTCTGGATCATGCCGGTGGTCGCTCTGGCGACCAGCTACATGGCCTCGATCGCACGGATCACCCGCTCGTCCATGTTGGAGGTGCTGGGCAGCAACCATATCCGCACTGCCCGTGCCAAGGGCATGCCCGAACATCGCGTCATCCTGCGCCACGCATTGAAACCGGCGATGCTGCCGGTCATCAGCTATCTGGGCCCGGTCTTCGTGTCGATGATCACCGGCTCGGTGGTGATCGATCTCTATTTCTCGACCGGCGGCATCGGCAAGGCCTTCGTCGAAAGCGCGCTGAACCGCGATTACGCGGTGATGATGGGCGTGACGATCCTGATCGGAGCGCTGACCATCCTGTTCAACCTCGTCGTCGATATCCTCTATGCGTGGATCGACCCAAAGATCCGGTACTGA
- a CDS encoding DNA polymerase III subunit gamma/tau, which translates to MSEDKPAYQVLARKYRPETFADLVGQDAMVRTLKNAFAADRIAQAFIMTGIRGTGKTTTARIISKGMNCVGPDGQGGPTTEPCGQCEHCVAISEGRHVDVLEMDAASRTGVGDIREIIESVHYRAASARYKIYIIDEVHMLSTSAFNALLKTLEEPPPHVKFIFATTEIRKVPVTVLSRCQRFDLRRIEPEVMIALLRRIATAENAQITDEALALITRAAEGSARDATSLLDQAISHGAGETGAEQVRAMLGLADRGRVIDLFEMILRGDAASALTELQSQYADGADPMAVLRDLAEITHWISVVKITPEAMEDPTISPDERTRGQDLAGRLPMRVLTRMWQMLLKALEEVSAAPNAMMAAEMAIIRLTHVADLPDPEALIRKVQQSRAAGDFTRGPAAPAAPNGQAPRAARPAPPVAMQSGATHPSGAATALAVSPDAFAAYPDFASVMELIRRMGDMLLLVQVERHVALVRYSPGRIEFEPRANPPADLAQRLAERLRGWCGGQRWVVTVSNGGGGPTIAETREADMKAARERALQLPIVQQVLAAFPGAELKNVSRIAPEPLQTDEIAAEGAANPHDMTQGPVAEVEEWDPFEDED; encoded by the coding sequence ATGAGCGAAGACAAACCCGCATATCAGGTGCTGGCCCGCAAATACCGGCCCGAAACCTTTGCCGATCTTGTCGGCCAGGACGCGATGGTGCGCACGCTGAAGAACGCCTTTGCCGCCGACCGGATCGCGCAGGCCTTCATCATGACCGGCATTCGCGGCACCGGGAAAACCACCACCGCCCGGATCATCTCGAAGGGCATGAACTGCGTCGGTCCCGACGGTCAGGGCGGTCCCACGACCGAGCCCTGCGGACAATGCGAACATTGCGTGGCGATCAGCGAAGGCCGGCATGTCGATGTGCTGGAGATGGACGCGGCCTCGCGCACCGGCGTCGGCGATATCCGCGAGATCATCGAATCGGTGCATTACCGGGCGGCCTCGGCGCGCTACAAGATTTATATCATCGACGAGGTCCACATGCTCTCGACCAGCGCCTTCAACGCGCTGCTCAAGACGCTGGAAGAACCGCCCCCGCATGTGAAATTCATCTTCGCCACGACCGAGATCCGCAAGGTCCCTGTCACCGTCCTGTCGCGCTGCCAGCGTTTCGACCTGCGCCGGATAGAGCCCGAGGTGATGATCGCGCTGCTGCGCCGCATCGCCACAGCGGAAAACGCGCAGATCACCGACGAGGCACTGGCCCTGATCACCCGCGCCGCCGAAGGCTCGGCCCGCGACGCGACCAGCCTGCTGGATCAGGCGATCAGCCATGGCGCCGGTGAAACCGGGGCCGAGCAGGTCCGGGCGATGCTGGGCCTGGCCGATCGGGGCCGGGTCATCGACCTGTTCGAGATGATCCTGCGCGGCGACGCCGCCAGCGCCCTGACCGAGCTGCAATCGCAATATGCCGATGGCGCCGACCCGATGGCAGTGCTGCGCGACCTGGCCGAGATCACGCATTGGATCTCGGTCGTCAAGATCACCCCCGAGGCGATGGAAGACCCCACCATCTCGCCCGATGAACGCACGCGCGGACAGGATCTGGCCGGACGCCTGCCGATGCGGGTGCTGACCCGGATGTGGCAGATGCTGCTCAAGGCGCTGGAAGAGGTCTCTGCCGCGCCCAATGCAATGATGGCCGCCGAGATGGCGATCATCCGCCTGACCCATGTCGCCGACCTGCCCGACCCCGAGGCGCTGATCCGCAAGGTCCAGCAGTCGCGGGCGGCGGGTGATTTCACGCGCGGGCCAGCCGCGCCTGCCGCCCCGAACGGACAGGCCCCCCGCGCCGCCCGCCCTGCACCTCCGGTCGCGATGCAATCCGGCGCCACGCACCCCTCGGGCGCGGCCACGGCGCTGGCCGTCTCGCCCGACGCTTTCGCGGCCTATCCCGATTTCGCCTCGGTCATGGAGCTGATCCGGCGCATGGGCGATATGCTTTTGCTGGTGCAGGTCGAGCGCCATGTCGCGCTGGTCCGCTACAGCCCCGGCCGGATCGAGTTCGAACCCCGCGCCAACCCGCCCGCCGACCTGGCGCAGCGGCTGGCCGAACGGCTGCGCGGCTGGTGCGGCGGGCAGCGTTGGGTGGTGACCGTCTCGAATGGCGGCGGCGGCCCGACCATCGCCGAGACCCGCGAGGCCGATATGAAAGCGGCGCGCGAACGGGCGCTGCAACTGCCCATCGTGCAGCAGGTGCTGGCCGCCTTTCCGGGGGCGGAACTGAAAAACGTCTCGCGGATCGCGCCGGAACCGCTACAGACCGACGAGATCGCCGCCGAGGGCGCGGCGAACCCGCATGACATGACACAGGGACCCGTTGCGGAAGTCGAGGAATGGGATCCGTTCGAGGATGAGGATTAA
- a CDS encoding inorganic phosphate transporter, which yields MSDKDFEARHLETLDRDLGRFSKLELAAAYTGRPLVGPGIALVFIVLAGLAASLFLGQGNNALVVTIAAGFGAYMALNIGANDVANNMGPAVGANALTMGGAIAIAAIFESAGALIAGGDVVSTISKGIIAPTSLADSAIFIWAMMAALLSSALWVNLATWIGAPVSTTHSVVGGVMGAGIAAAGFSAVSWGTMGAIAASWVISPALGGLLAAGFLWFIKARIIYRDDKLAAARIWVPVLVGIMAGTFTAYLALKGLKHLISVSMGLALLIGLVLGAVAWLGMIPVIRHQSQGLENRNKSLKVLFGIPLVVSAALLSFAHGANDVANAVGPLAAIVAASQTGSFAEAVTIPFWVMLIGAFGISFGLFLFGPKLIRMVGSQITKLNPMRAYCVALSAAITVIIASWLGLPVSSTHIAVGAVFGVGFFREWDAERRLRRAHIAIPDRPRIGSDERRRRKLVRRSHVLTIVAAWIVTVPAAAILSAVIFSGIRLLTM from the coding sequence ATGTCCGACAAAGATTTCGAAGCGCGCCATCTCGAGACGCTGGACCGCGATCTCGGCAGGTTCTCGAAACTCGAACTGGCCGCGGCCTATACCGGCCGCCCGCTGGTCGGGCCCGGCATCGCGCTTGTCTTCATCGTGCTGGCCGGCCTGGCCGCATCGCTGTTCCTGGGGCAAGGCAACAACGCTCTGGTCGTCACCATTGCCGCGGGGTTCGGTGCATATATGGCGCTGAATATCGGTGCCAATGACGTCGCCAACAACATGGGCCCTGCGGTGGGGGCCAATGCCCTGACCATGGGCGGCGCCATCGCCATCGCGGCGATCTTCGAAAGCGCGGGCGCGCTGATCGCCGGGGGCGACGTGGTCTCGACCATATCCAAGGGAATCATCGCGCCGACCAGTCTGGCCGACAGCGCGATCTTCATCTGGGCGATGATGGCGGCGCTGTTATCCTCGGCGCTCTGGGTCAATCTGGCGACATGGATCGGCGCACCGGTCTCGACCACTCATTCAGTCGTGGGCGGCGTCATGGGCGCGGGCATCGCGGCTGCGGGTTTCAGTGCCGTCAGCTGGGGCACGATGGGCGCGATTGCCGCAAGCTGGGTGATCTCGCCCGCGCTTGGCGGGCTGCTGGCCGCCGGTTTCCTGTGGTTCATCAAGGCCCGGATCATCTATCGCGACGACAAGCTCGCCGCCGCAAGGATCTGGGTGCCGGTGCTGGTGGGGATTATGGCCGGCACGTTTACCGCCTATCTTGCGCTGAAAGGGCTCAAGCACCTGATCTCGGTCTCGATGGGGCTGGCGCTGCTGATCGGGCTGGTCCTGGGCGCGGTGGCATGGCTGGGAATGATCCCGGTGATCCGCCATCAATCGCAGGGGCTGGAGAACCGCAACAAATCGCTCAAAGTCCTGTTTGGCATCCCGCTGGTCGTGTCCGCCGCGCTGCTCAGCTTTGCCCATGGCGCGAATGACGTCGCGAACGCGGTCGGGCCGCTGGCCGCCATCGTCGCGGCATCGCAGACCGGCAGCTTTGCCGAGGCCGTCACCATCCCCTTCTGGGTCATGCTAATCGGCGCCTTCGGGATCTCCTTCGGGCTGTTCCTCTTCGGGCCGAAACTGATCCGCATGGTCGGCAGCCAGATCACCAAGCTGAACCCGATGCGCGCCTATTGCGTGGCCCTGTCGGCAGCGATCACCGTGATCATCGCAAGCTGGCTGGGGCTGCCCGTCAGTTCCACCCATATCGCGGTCGGCGCGGTCTTCGGCGTCGGCTTCTTCCGTGAATGGGACGCCGAGCGCCGTTTGCGCCGCGCCCATATCGCAATCCCCGACCGCCCCCGCATCGGCTCTGACGAGCGCCGCCGCCGCAAGCTGGTGCGCCGCTCGCATGTGCTGACCATCGTCGCCGCATGGATCGTCACGGTTCCCGCTGCCGCGATCCTCTCGGCGGTGATCTTTTCCGGAATTCGCCTGCTGACGATGTGA
- the cobT gene encoding nicotinate-nucleotide--dimethylbenzimidazole phosphoribosyltransferase, with translation MRSYDEQAAKAARSRQDSLTKPPGSLGRLEELAVFLAGWQGRERPRLDRAQAIVFAGNHGIVAQGVNPFPPEVTELMVQNFRAGGAAINQLCRVAGAGLSVLPLELDRPTRDFTQGPAMDPAEVEDAMAQGASAVDANADILLLGEMGIGNSTVAAALAASGFGGDAQDWVGPGTGAEGDILSRKLQAVEAGLARHRPVTAREALAAFGGREQAAICGAVMRARELGLPVILDGFICTAAASVLTRDDPQALSHCLIGHESAEPGHRRLVAALNMRPVLSLDMRLGEGSGAAVALLLLRAAVECHNGMATFAEAGIG, from the coding sequence ATGCGCTCATATGACGAACAGGCGGCGAAAGCTGCGCGCAGCCGTCAGGACAGCCTGACCAAGCCGCCGGGTTCCCTTGGCAGGCTCGAGGAACTGGCGGTGTTCCTGGCCGGGTGGCAGGGGCGCGAACGGCCCCGGCTGGACCGCGCGCAGGCCATCGTTTTCGCGGGCAATCATGGCATCGTCGCGCAGGGCGTGAACCCGTTTCCGCCCGAGGTGACGGAATTGATGGTGCAGAATTTCCGCGCCGGCGGGGCGGCGATCAACCAGCTTTGCCGGGTGGCGGGGGCGGGGCTGTCGGTCCTGCCTCTGGAACTGGACCGCCCGACCCGAGATTTCACGCAAGGCCCCGCCATGGACCCCGCCGAGGTCGAGGACGCCATGGCCCAGGGTGCAAGCGCGGTCGATGCGAATGCCGATATCCTGCTTTTGGGCGAGATGGGGATCGGCAATTCTACCGTCGCGGCGGCGCTTGCGGCCTCGGGTTTCGGCGGGGATGCGCAGGATTGGGTCGGGCCGGGCACCGGCGCCGAAGGGGATATCCTGTCCCGGAAATTGCAGGCCGTCGAGGCGGGGCTTGCCCGGCATCGGCCGGTCACTGCGCGCGAGGCGCTGGCGGCGTTCGGCGGGCGCGAGCAGGCGGCGATCTGCGGCGCGGTCATGCGGGCGCGGGAACTGGGACTGCCGGTGATCCTGGACGGGTTCATATGCACGGCGGCGGCCTCGGTGCTGACCCGCGACGATCCGCAGGCGCTGAGCCATTGCCTGATCGGCCATGAAAGCGCCGAGCCCGGACATCGCCGCCTTGTCGCTGCCTTGAACATGAGGCCGGTCCTGTCTCTCGACATGCGGTTGGGAGAGGGCTCTGGCGCGGCGGTGGCGCTACTCTTGCTGCGCGCTGCGGTCGAATGTCATAACGGCATGGCGACTTTCGCGGAGGCCGGAATTGGCTAA
- the cobU gene encoding bifunctional adenosylcobinamide kinase/adenosylcobinamide-phosphate guanylyltransferase — protein MTKQGHITLVTGGARSGKSALAERLVARHDLPWIYIATAESRDGEMEERILQHQQRRGERWNTIEEPVALDRALRDSDGRGVRLVDCLTLWLANCGESADIEALILTLRQQCTPVVLVTNELGLGVVPDNAMARRFRDQHGWMNQAVAEVADEVWMSVSGQPLQLKPAREDIDALI, from the coding sequence ATGACGAAGCAGGGGCATATCACGCTGGTCACCGGCGGGGCACGGTCAGGTAAATCGGCCTTGGCCGAACGGCTTGTCGCGCGCCATGATCTGCCTTGGATCTATATCGCCACGGCAGAGTCTCGGGATGGCGAGATGGAAGAAAGAATTCTTCAACATCAACAGCGTCGCGGCGAAAGATGGAACACAATCGAAGAGCCGGTCGCCTTGGACCGGGCCTTGCGGGACAGCGATGGCCGGGGCGTCCGGCTGGTCGATTGCCTGACCTTGTGGCTGGCCAATTGCGGGGAGTCCGCCGATATCGAAGCGCTGATCCTGACCTTGCGTCAGCAATGCACGCCTGTCGTGCTGGTGACCAACGAGCTGGGGCTTGGGGTTGTGCCGGACAACGCCATGGCGCGTCGTTTTCGTGATCAGCATGGCTGGATGAATCAGGCAGTGGCCGAGGTCGCGGACGAGGTCTGGATGTCGGTCAGCGGTCAGCCCCTGCAGCTGAAACCTGCGCGGGAGGATATCGATGCGCTCATATGA
- a CDS encoding peptide ABC transporter substrate-binding protein, with protein MTKLFTTTALVAALALPAYAAQPAEGESLAEDQSLSFWILDAIKSADPQLTSSRTDSDMIRQLFEGLMNEDETGAMVPGVAESHEVSEDGLTYTFHLRDAKWSNGDPVTAGDFVYAWRRAVNPETASEYAWFMELMNITNATEIVNGETAPEELGVTAVDDKTLEVKLHKPTPYFLKTLSHSTTYPTPQTVIEEHGDAWTRAGNMVGNGAYVLKSHDLGVEAVLVKNDEYWDAENTIIDEVKFVTVNDQNTGLTRTLAGEIDWMNQLPAGQFPRLKEEHGDSVVAPPWACSYAYIFNLSDKGPEELKDLKVRQALSYAVDRDIIVDKILQGGQEPAYFWTHWAIEGFEAPEIEMAGWTQQERLEKAKALLAEAGYGPDNPLELTIQYNTSEDHKKLAIAVQQFWKAIGVNVTLNNYEWKVHIDRLNNQDFEIARYAWCGDYNEASTFLDYFRTDGYNQGKWSNAEYDKLLAEAATSENPAELYKQAEQILIGDMALAPAYHYSQPQYIEPSLRGAPLENVMMSWYAKDMYRVAE; from the coding sequence ATGACAAAGCTGTTCACGACGACCGCGCTTGTGGCCGCCCTGGCCCTGCCCGCATATGCCGCCCAGCCCGCAGAGGGCGAAAGCCTGGCCGAGGACCAGTCGCTCAGCTTCTGGATTCTCGACGCGATCAAATCCGCCGATCCGCAGCTGACATCGTCCCGAACCGATTCGGACATGATCCGGCAGCTTTTCGAAGGGTTGATGAACGAGGACGAGACCGGCGCCATGGTCCCCGGCGTCGCCGAAAGCCATGAAGTCAGCGAGGACGGGTTGACCTATACCTTCCATCTGCGCGATGCGAAATGGTCCAATGGCGATCCGGTGACCGCGGGCGATTTCGTCTATGCGTGGCGACGTGCCGTGAACCCCGAGACGGCTTCGGAATATGCCTGGTTCATGGAGCTGATGAACATCACCAACGCGACCGAGATCGTGAATGGCGAGACAGCACCGGAAGAGCTTGGCGTCACCGCCGTCGATGACAAGACGCTGGAAGTCAAACTGCACAAGCCGACACCGTATTTCCTCAAGACATTGTCGCATTCCACGACCTACCCCACCCCGCAAACGGTGATCGAAGAGCATGGCGACGCCTGGACCCGGGCCGGCAATATGGTGGGGAACGGCGCCTATGTCCTGAAAAGCCACGATCTCGGCGTCGAGGCCGTGCTGGTCAAGAACGACGAATACTGGGATGCAGAGAACACCATCATCGACGAGGTAAAATTCGTCACCGTCAACGATCAGAACACCGGCCTGACCCGCACGCTGGCGGGCGAGATCGACTGGATGAACCAGCTTCCCGCCGGGCAATTCCCGCGCCTGAAAGAGGAACATGGCGATTCGGTCGTGGCGCCGCCATGGGCCTGCTCTTACGCCTATATCTTCAACCTGTCGGACAAGGGCCCCGAAGAGCTCAAGGATCTCAAGGTGCGTCAGGCGCTGTCCTATGCGGTCGACCGCGACATCATTGTGGACAAGATCCTGCAGGGCGGCCAGGAACCGGCCTATTTCTGGACCCATTGGGCCATCGAGGGTTTCGAAGCGCCGGAAATTGAGATGGCTGGCTGGACACAGCAGGAACGGCTTGAGAAAGCCAAGGCCCTGCTGGCCGAAGCGGGGTACGGTCCCGACAACCCGCTGGAGCTGACGATCCAGTACAATACCTCGGAGGACCACAAGAAACTGGCCATCGCGGTTCAGCAGTTCTGGAAAGCCATCGGCGTGAACGTGACGCTGAACAATTACGAATGGAAGGTCCATATCGACCGCCTGAACAACCAGGATTTCGAGATCGCCCGCTATGCATGGTGCGGCGATTACAACGAGGCTTCCACTTTCCTCGACTACTTCCGCACCGACGGTTACAATCAGGGCAAATGGTCCAACGCGGAATATGACAAGCTGCTTGCCGAGGCCGCGACCTCGGAAAACCCGGCCGAGCTTTACAAGCAGGCCGAGCAAATCCTGATCGGCGACATGGCCCTGGCCCCCGCCTATCACTATTCGCAGCCGCAATATATCGAGCCGAGCCTGCGCGGCGCGCCGCTCGAGAACGTGATGATGAGCTGGTACGCCAAGGACATGTATCGCGTGGCAGAGTAA